The nucleotide sequence AGCAAGCTAACCAGTAGATGGTGCTGGTGCTTCAGTATCTACCCTTTCAGTCAAAGGGGAGAAATTCCCTCTATGCAAAGCGTACTAGGTACACTATATTATTGCTACTTTGATCAGTTTTCACTGTTAAGCAATTGTCCACACTTTGGATACTCCTTAAGATCACTTTTGCATGTCTGTGTGGCatagtttcttttaaaattgtagTATCAGGAAAATGATGCAATATGTAACAGATCTAAAGTTGAACAACTCTGTATCTGGAAAGACTAACTTCAGCATCTAACTTGCATTACAAAAGAGGCTAAATGGACGGGTACAAGATAATCTGTTAGTGCTAGAGCACATTATGGAGGACTTCAGCAATAAATATCTGTGGCTGGGTTGCAAGGCATTAATACCAAAGGGAAGTAAGGACtgaactgagagaagatatggaaggataaaagaaaacatttcagagTTACTTTTCTATATGGTAGCTGTGCGGAGACATTTTGGTCATAAATAACAGTATAAGGCGGGGGGGTGGGACTTGGATGAAACTACATTTTATAATCTGTTCTGTTTCTGCTAACCTGTAAAAAAGGCCATGTACAGCTAAAGGAATTGATTTCATATAGTGGTGTTGCTTACAACTGGTGCTTACAAGCAAGGTCCCCAGACTctgagctgcttctttttttaaaaaatgaatgtctctaactcttctagaAAGAAGTTATGGAGCAAACTGGGGAGGTGCCCTTCTAAATGATTTCTGTAAAATGGGTGAGGCTGGCTTCTCCTGCCTGTCATTGTTTCTAATTATTGAAGTTAGAGCTGTGATTGGTAAGTGAGTTGTTTGAACACCAGGCAGCAGGAATTGCTGGGGTTCTAAAGAGCTGCTGAGTCCCTCACCCTTTTAGTGTACCTTCCCTGCTCTGTTTTTCTAGGAGTCCTTGGAATGCCTGGAATCTCCGCTATTTGCCCTACTCTTTTCCCCTATCAACCAGGATGCATTTTTCCTGTGTTGATTTTGTCTAAGATCAGGTTATTTTCTGCAAATAGTACTACACAGTAAGTGAAGCTAGGTGTTAAAGAATCCCCTCCTCAAATAGCAAATGCAAAACATTTGCAATGAACCTTAAGACATTTCTGTAGGTGCGGGAACTGTTGTCCAGGCACTCGTTTAGAATTAATTGTATAGTTAGCTTAAAGTACAATGGTGTACATGTCTTATTCAGAAGTATTTCTCCTTGTCTTTAATGGGgctaactcccaggtaagtaggtgcAGGATGGCAGCCTAGGCTTTGGTTTAGGATTGGCATGGAATAAAACAGGGTTCTTGATCTGTAACTCCACACTGACTTCCCATGATAAATTTGAGGTATTCTGGTGGACAGGGGAGCAGCAATGGCTGTACACACTAATTTTGTGTTACatttgtggcagccattttgtgacaggcACCCTCAgcactctcaaaattcaaaatgtgctcaACTGGTCCAAagaggttggcaacccctgtctTATATGCTAATTTACTACAAAATCATGGTATGCAAAATATTGGGGAAAGGCTCAGATACCAAACATGACTGAGTGGGAATTGAAAATTTATTAATAGGAAGTAATGGGGAAGCTTACAAGTTATATAGTTATACAAGTTATACAAGTTACCGTATATAGGTTATGAAGGGAAGGAAATGATTAAGAGACTTGTTCAGAACTGGAAAAAGATGTATGTTTTTTATTGGTATAATAAGGCACATACTTCAGGAACTTTACATTTTTTTACTTGACATGCTGTAACAAGAAACAGGTAGTGAAGGGCAAAATCAAAGTATGGATGTACTATATAGCGTGGAAGTGTTGCATAGCCTAGTTATGTTATTAAACTTGAAATGCATATGTATTGCATTCCTAAGTAAGTTCCAAATGGCGGCTGCAGTACATAGTGGAAACCATAGTTCGTTTTCGGTTGCACTATTATGCCTACAAAGTAGGTTGCAAACTTTCAAAGCTTGTATGTTCTTTCTCAGACATAGCTGTTTAgaggaaatctttttttaaagactgtGTTCCGTTTTATAGCAGAAGAGCCGAAGGGAAACAGAAGGGCGATGGAAAGGGTGACACAAAGACCACCCCTGTTAGTACAATCAGTTTCCTATATCCACAGGCATCagaatatagtacagtggtacctcgggttacatacgcttcagggtacagatgcttcaggttacagactccgctaacccagcaatagtacctcgggttaagaactttgcttcaggatgagaacagaaattgtgtggcggcagcgggaggccccattagctaaaggggtgcttcaggtcaagaacagtttcaggttaagaacggacctccagaacgaattaagttcttaacccgaggtaccattgtacatggTCCACAGATAATATAACTGGTGTCCCAGAACATCTATTAACATTTCATACTGCAGAGCAATATGGTTCGTTCTTACAAAGCCAAGTAGGTTGTGGAACACCCATGATTTAGCAGACCTATTTTCCCATGCCTAGGCTAGGCTGTAGGATCACCTGGAGTAGCCAGAAGATGAAGTGATGTCTGAGCTTTGCCCCGAAGGGGCAGTTCAGACATCATTAGAATTGCTAACAGAAAGCCGCACAAATGCCTTGTGCTTCTACTTTTTCATGTTTTCCAAACATAacatctcatcttatacaatataaCAAACCTTTGCCtatcacagcctaggacttgcgtcAACCTCGACTAATGGTTTTCTATCTTTCtgattttgcatattattttaatAGTTATTGCTATAAAATCCAATTCCTAAATAAACTCCTTCTTAGTCCTTTTTCGCAATACTTCATAtaattctccttacaaaactttttGCAACCCTACAAGCGATGTCAATTGATTACACTTGTCTTCCAAATATATCATAAATTTCTCCCAATCTTTCAGGAAAGTCTGGTCTTGCTAGTTctgaattttcccagttaatttcgccaactcggcatagtccatcagtttcatctgccactcttcttttgttggtagttCTTGCTTCCATCACTAGGCTAATAGTATTCTTGCTTTAGTtgttacatataaaaacaattttttatcaTGCTTGTAAATctctgagccgcttctggcaaaccagagcagcgcacggaaatgccgtttaccttcccaccagagcagtacctatttatctacttgcactttgacgtgcttttgaattgctaggttggcaggagcagggaccgagcaatgggagctcaccccatcgtggggattcgaaccgccgaccttctgatcagcaagtcctaggctctgtggtttaacccacagcgccacccgcgtactctTAAGAGGACTCAATTCCATGGAAGGTCCTGAATGTAGAGCCTAAGCGGAACCAaacttaatctctctctctctctctctctctctctctctctctctctctctctctcacacacacacacacacacacacacacacacacaccaaaagctAAAAGTTAGTACTATCTAAAAGGTCCAGTCCCTGCTCAACCATATTGATTGTTCAGAATTGTGGACAACAGCAAAGGCTATCCCCAAGTATACAACATGCTTACATATATGTTGACAGGATTTTGTAAAGTTGAATATGATGTAGTGTCACATGTAGGAGTGTGCCACTGTTGCTGAAATGTGATTGGAGCACGATGGAACAGAAGTGTAGGCAGAGAATGGGGGGGCGCATTATATGGGGGAGCAACTGCTAGCCGCAGAAGGCAGATAAAAAGTTAaggactgtggcgatcacacagggtccccggacgtttaacggtctattgatccctgtgccactacTGTGCTCACTTCCCTCCTACCACCAACCCGTTACCCtcaggtaaaacactgagtccagacagttgttaaaagtgaaccaaataaacaagtttattttataaatattaacaagtttatggtttctcagataatattcctgtcagtatcttaactttagtttctttaccagcctataccttcctaataccttctgactgattatctcaactgtttcaattctctcactctctcacatcagactagcccaacccacagacttatcctctctgtctcttctaactccagactgtcttctcaaccaccctaactctaactaacTCActtcccttgggttcccattggttagtcattttacaattcgttaaccctttccttatgaacccagtatgatgtcacacacctaggagggcaaacgccacaaggACGCAGTAGGTGGACACAGCATTTGCTaaagaaatgatttttaaaagtccAAAGCAATACATAGAATTATCACGACTGTACAAGCATTTCAtctgtttcttcttttcattGCTGCAATGTCTGTATTTCAAAAACAATTTGTAGATATCCTAATGGTCTGAAAACCCAAAGGTCCACAGTTGTGAGTTTGCATTAACCACAGTTTGAAAACAGTGACCCAGTGTTGTTACCTATGCATCATTTCAAAGATAGAGTATTAGTTAGTTTAAAATGCCATGACAAAGTGATCAAGATTCAcaggatgatggggggggggcactattggattgttgtttttatttttattaggtattttgtgggtttatatcttgattttattctgtgaactgccctgtgacccccaggtatagggtggtatataaattcaaataataataataataataataataataataataataataataatagaatcattcaGTCAACCAGTGCTAGGATAAAGTTCTCTTTAAGGTGGATGAGCTGTTGAGGATCAGATTAAATTTgaggtttgcttgcttgctgacTGGAAACTGTGGGAAGCAAAAGATTGAAGCCACCTGTCACCATACCATAGTCCCAGTCCAGCTTCCCCATGCCCTTCAATGTCAGCTCTTTACCTTAAAACACCAAAAAAAGCAACCTAGGGGCAAACTACATGACAATTATGACATTTAAAATACCTGTGATATTTTTTAAGGCTTTGCTCCTGAAAGAATCTGGGTAGCTGCCTGCTTGAGTTTGGGATTAACAAACACCAGGAGGATACCGTGAGCAGAGGGGCACATTACCTGCACCACTGAACACATTATTGAACCAAATCTCTGTTCTGATTTTTCAAAGTATCGAAATACAATCAATAGGTGTGCCATGTAAAAAGCGACATAAATGATCAGGAAGGAGAGCACTGTCCCAGCTGCCTTGATATGAGCTTCTGTTTGGCGGCTCCTGAAACTGGCTCCTTTACCTGTCATATTGTAGATATGTCTGCAGAGCGAGGCCACAACCATGATGGAGCAAAGTAAAGTCACAAGAAGGGGACAGCTTGAACCAGTAATTAAAAAGAAGAGTTGTAAAGAACTGCCAGTTTCTAGCCATGAGTGTCCTTGAGTCATGTTTGTTACGTTGGCTGTTGTGGTGCTCTGATGTTGCACTGAAATGTTATGAAATGCATAGACGGAAAAGAGCAAGGAGGCAGCTAGAGATACTGCAAGAAGCCAGGGCACCAGATGTGATATCCTCAGCTTGCACCAAAGGAAGAGGGAGTGGGTGCCGTTCACTATCTTGATGCAATAGAAGACGCAGAACCAGGCAAGGAGCCAGTATCGGAAGAATATGACACAGCTTACAAAGACATGAATCATTCTCATCGTTATGTGGTTGAACTCCAACTTTAAGTAGTAAGTTGTTATTGCTGGAATCATCAAAACTGTGGCACAGATACTGGACGTTCCCATGGACAGAAGAAGTTGTTCCTTGGCATCGAGGGTCCTGCATTTAGCCCATTCAGCAACCATCACTGCAGTTATAAAGCTATTGGAGATGAACCCACAGAGGGCCATGTCGATTACAACCACCAGAAAGGCAATGATTTGGGAAGAAGGCATATTTCCGGGTTCTTGCAGATTGCTGTATAGGTAGTCGTTtgccagccaaagttgttgagttcaAATGGGGAGTGCAAATGTGGTAGCAGATCAGTGACATGCTTTTTAATGCATT is from Podarcis muralis chromosome 2, rPodMur119.hap1.1, whole genome shotgun sequence and encodes:
- the LOC144326988 gene encoding taste receptor type 2 member 40-like; the encoded protein is MPSSQIIAFLVVVIDMALCGFISNSFITAVMVAEWAKCRTLDAKEQLLLSMGTSSICATVLMIPAITTYYLKLEFNHITMRMIHVFVSCVIFFRYWLLAWFCVFYCIKIVNGTHSLFLWCKLRISHLVPWLLAVSLAASLLFSVYAFHNISVQHQSTTTANVTNMTQGHSWLETGSSLQLFFLITGSSCPLLVTLLCSIMVVASLCRHIYNMTGKGASFRSRQTEAHIKAAGTVLSFLIIYVAFYMAHLLIVFRYFEKSEQRFGSIMCSVVQVMCPSAHGILLVFVNPKLKQAATQILSGAKP